The DNA segment GCAGCTCGGCGGTGCCGGATTTCGCGATCGTGCCGATCAGCTCGACGACCTCTTCGCGGGTCATGCCGATGCCGTTGTCGCGCACGGTCAGCGTGCGCGCCTCAGTGTCCGCCTCGATCTCGATGTGCAGGTCGGAGGTGTCCGCTTCCAGGCCGTCCTGCAGCTTGGCGAGGCGCAGTTTGTCCAGCGCATCGGACGCATTGGAGATCAGCTCACGCAGGAAGATGTCCTTGTTCGAATAGATCGAGTGGACCATCAGCTGCAGCAGCTGGCGTGCCTCTGCTTGGAATTCAAGCGTCTCCATCGTCACCCGTTTCCGTCATGTCCGAAGGTGTTTCCGCGCCGATCGTATGACGTCGGCCGCGCGTGCCCGATCAGGAGGCGTCGAACCACCCCTTCCCGCTCGCCCAATGCCGCACCCAGCCCGCGAAACCGGCCGCCCCGCCGAACGGCGTCGCGCCCTCCCCGGAGATCATCCAGACCTGCCCGCGCTGCGGCCCGGAGACGACGAGATGCCAGTACATCCCGCAGCCGTCCGTCCCGAGCACGATCGACCCGTCGTTGAAGACCTGCTCGATCAGGTCCTCGTCGGCGTCCTCGTCCTCCTCCCACAACCACGCCGCGGCCAGCGGGAACGGTCGCGCCAGCACACGCTGCGAACGATCGTCACCCCAGTCGTCCGGCACCTCGGCGAGGGCGACGAGCCCGTAGTCGGGAGGCCCCGCGAACGACCCGTCGGACACCTCGGCGACGAACGTCCGGTAGGGCTCGGGCACCGTCACCCCGTGCTCCTCCTCGAACGCGCGCACAGCGGGCCAGCCCAGCGCCGACGCGCCCTCGTCGTCGGCGTGCAGCGCCTCCCGCAACGCGGCGATGACGGCGGCGTCCGGGCTCCGGTCGATGTCCATGCGAAAGTGATACCAGCCGGGTCCGACAACTTCTCAGATCCCGGTCGCAGCGGGGTGGTGGGTACAGACCGCAGCTCACGCCGAGGGCCCGGCCCGGCGAGCCGGCCGCTACGCGTCCGAAACGCTCCCCGCCCCGGGCGACCTGCGTAAATGGTTGCGCCCCAACCCAACCCCACCCCGCCCCACCGCTCCAGCCGCTCGGCCGCGTCCCGAGCCCACCCCGCCGCTCCAGCCGCACGGCCGCGTCCCGAACCCTCTTTCCCGAGCCCTCTCTCCCGAGCTCCTTTCCCGAGCTCCTCTTCGCCCGCTTCCTTCCTCCGCTCGGCCTTGTGCCTTGTTCCCTCCCGCCCGTGCCTGCCCGGCTCTCAGGCCTTCGCGGGCCCGGAAGGCGCCGCTTCTGATGGTGCGGATTCGGGCGGTGCGGTCGCCGTGGCGGCCGCGTCAGGATGGGATGCCTCGGAGGTGGCCGGGACCGGATCCGCCGGTCCGGGCTCGGTCGCCCGGGGCTTCGCGGGGCCGTTGAAAAGGAGGTTCAGGAGGAAGACGACGATGACGGTCGTGGTGATCGAGCTGCCGAAGATGATCTGGAGCTCGTCCGGCATCTTGCTGTAGAAGTTCGGCGCGACCACCGGAACCATGCCGGCGCCGATCGAGATCGCGATGATCAGCAGGTTGTTGTTGCCGTCGAACTCGACCTTGCGCAGGCTGCGGATGCCGACAGCGGTGACCGTGGCGAACATGACGAGGGCCGCCGCGCCGATGACCGGTCCGGGCACTGCGGCGATCACTTCGCCGAGCTTCGGGATGAGGCCGAGCAGCACCAGGATGACGCCGGCCGCGGTGACGACGTACCGGCTGCGGACCCGGGTGACCTGGACGAGGCCGACGTTCTGGGCGAACGCCGTGTCGAGGAAGGAGTTGAAGACACCGGCCAGGATGCCGGAGAGGCCGTCGGCGGCGAGACCGCGGGCGATGTCCTTCTCGGTGGGCGGCTTACCGACCGCCTGGCCGACAGCGATCATGTCGGCCGTCGACTCGACGTAGATGATCAGCATGACGATGCACATCGAGATGATCGCGGCGGCCTGGAACTCCGGCGGCCCGAAGTAGAACGGCCGCGCCAGTCCGAACCAGCTCGCCTGGCCGACGCCGGAGAAGTCGACGAGGCCCATGAAGGCCGCGACGATCACGCCGAAGAGCAGGCCGAGCAGTACCGAGAGCGACACCAGGAAGCCGCGGGCGAACCGGTTGATCAGGACGATCATCAGGATGATGCCGCCGGCCAGCGCGAGGTTGCCGAGATCGCCGTAGCCGGGCGCCTCCTCGTTGTTCCCGGCGATCAGTCCGGCGCCGGCGTCGATGAGCGACAGGCCGATGACCGTGATGACGGTGCCGGTGACCAGCGGCGGGAAGAGGTGGATGATCTTCGCGAACGGCCTGGCGATGAGCAGGCCGAAGACGCCGGAGACGAGGAACGCGCCGTAGATGGCGGGCATCCCGTACTTGCCGCCGATCAGGATCATCGGGTTGAGCGCGGCGAACGTGGCGCCCGCGACGACCGGCAGGCGTACCCCGAGGATCCTGCCGATCCCGAGGCTCTGCACGATCGTGATCAGGCCGGCCACGAACAGGTCGGCGTTGACCAGGATCGCGATGGTGCTCGCGTCGAGCTTGAGCGCGCCGCCGACGATCAGCGGGACGGCGACGCAGCCGGCGTACATGACGAGGACGTGCTGGAGGCCGAGCACCGCGAGGCGGGCGTACGGCAGGCGCTGATCGACCGGGTGTCGGGTCACCGCTTCGGACATCGAGAAAATCCTTCCGCGTGGAAGTAAAGTCCCGCGGATTCTCGGCCCGGTTTGTTTACACCAATCGATGAAGTGTTACCTGTCGATTAACTTGATCAGCAACCCGGGCCGGCAGCCATCCCGTTCTTGATGACGTAGCCCGAGATATCACCCCGGACGTAGTCACGCAGCTGCGCGATCTTCGTGGGCGCCTCACCGGTGACCGCCTCGTACCCGACGATCGCCGTGTCCACCGTCCGGCAGGTCGCCTGGTCCGCGACCTGCTGGACATCGCCCATGATCTTCTCGGGGTTCAACGCAGCGTAAGAAACGCCGGAAACACTCACCGTGATCGCCGCCGCCATCATCGACTCCATCAACCGCATAGCAGCAGGCTAGTCATCATCACTGAACGTGTCCAACCAGCCGATCGGTCGAGATCAGCGGCACAAAGAGTGACACGGAGAGTGATGCCCCCAAGAGCACGAATGAATACACGTGAGGCCTTTACGCGGTCTATGGGGGTTCTGTACGTTGATTACTCGGAGCAACGGTTTAGTAACGCTGGAGGGATCCCATGCGTCGTGCCGCTCTCGTCCTGACCTTCGTCCTCGCCGGTCTCTGGATCGCCGCGCCCGCGCAAGCGTTCGCGCACAACAGAGTCGCCAGTCCGGCCCTGCACGCCCTGCTGGACGGCCTGACACTCCTGGTCGCCTCGGCGCCGGTGTGGACGGCCCTGCTGTGGACCGGTAGCCGGCGCTGGCTACTGGCAGCCCTCATCGCCGTGGTGCAGATACCCGTCGCGATCATCGGATTCGTGCCGATCGTGAACCCGTACCTGCACCTGACCCTCTTCGTGCTCGCGCTCGGCCTCACGGCCGTCAGCCTGCGGGTGGTTCGCAGCCAGGCACGGGCTACCGCCGTACCCGCACCCACTCGCCACTAGGCGACCGGACGGCCAGGCCGACCACGGCCTGGCCGTCGGTGATCAGCTCGACCTGCGGGCAGCCGTCGACAGGCGGCTGCCAGCAGCCGTCCGCGGCGACGACCGCGTTGTGCCGGCAGTGCTCCTCGTCGACATAGCCCCACGCGAGCAGCAGATCCCGGCCGTCGAAGGTGTAGCGTCCCACCGACTCGACCCGCTCACCCTCGGGACGGCGGAAGAACTCGGCCCGCAGGCCCGGGACCTCCACGCCCTCGAAGGCGGCGTCGTTTTCTACGCGATGAGCGGCATACTCGGACAAATCGGGAATCTGCACGAGGCCAGCTAAGCACGTCAAGGTGTCACGCGATGTGATGTCCATTTAACGTGCCCGCAAGTGAGTCTCGCCACAATGATCCTCGTGGTGACCGAGACGATGATGCCGGTCAACGGCATAGAGGTGTGTGTAGAGACGTTCGGCGAGCCTACCGATCCCCCGTTGCTGCTCCTGGCCGGGGACGCCAGTTCGATGGACTGGTGGGACGACGAGTTCTGCCGGCGACTCGCGGCCGGCGCCCGGTTCGTGGTGCGCTACGACCACCGTGACACCGGGCGATCCACCTGCTTCCCGGTGGGTGCGGCCGCCTATTCCGGGGTCGATCTGATGAACGATGCTCTGGGCGTACTGGATGGGCTCGATCTTCCCTCGGCCCATCTCGTCGGCTTCGCCCTCGGCGGCGGCATCGCGCAACGCATCGCCGTCGAACACCCGGACCGTGTCCTCAGCCTCACCCTGATCTCCACCAGCGCGGGCTCCGGTGAGCCGGCGCCGCCGTGCACCGGCGAACCCGCCCCGCTGACGATGCGCCCGCACCCTTCCGCGCCCATCCCACCGGCCGGTCGTGCCCTGCCTGCCACGCCCGGCCGCCTTCAGCACGTCGTACCGCACCCCGCAGGCAGCCTCCCGCAATCCGCTCCTGCCGCTGCCTCTGCAGGTTCTCCTGCCGCTGCCTCTGCAGGTTCTCCTGCCGCTGCCTCTGCAGGTTCTCCTGCCGCTGCGCCCGCCACGGTGGTCCTTCCCGCGGACGACTCCATCGCGGATGTGGACTGGGCGGATCGCCGAGCCGCGGTGACCGGCCTGATCGCCGAGATCCGTGAGCGCGGCGGCCCCTTCACCGCGGCCGAACCGCAGCTCCGACGCCTCGCCGAGCGCGTCTTCGACCGGACCCCCGACCTGGCCGCGAGCCGTCTCAACCACCAGCGAGCGGGATACGGGCCCCCGGTCCGCGATCGACTCGCCGCGATCGTGGCCCCGACCGTGGTCCTGCACGGCACGCTGGACCGGCGGTTCCCGGCCGAGCATCCGCGAGAGCTGGCGGACGCGATTCCCGGCGCCCGCCTCGTCTGGCTCGAAGGAGTGGGTCACGAACTGCCGCCCCGAGCGGTCTGGGAGACCGTCCTAGACGAGATCATCCAGCCGTAGGGGCGTGGGCCTTCCGGCATGGGCCTCCGGGCGTAGGCCGAAAGTTCTACATCGGAACCCACGGATACGACCCTGGTCCGATGCGCCGGGGCCGGGCGAAGCGGGATGCTGGGCGGCATCGCCGAACTGGCATCGCCAAGCCTGGAGGAAACGATGACCGCGGCTCCGCTCGCCCATGCCGACACCCTCGTCCTCGACTACCTCGCCGCGCTCTGGGCGGCCAGCGACGACCTCACGCCCGAGGCGAGAGACGAGCTGATGAACACCGTCACCGGCTACATCGCCCTGCGCCACGACCTGGCCGACGACCCGGCCCGCGTGATCAGCCGCTTAGGCCCGCCCGAACAGCTGGCCGAGGCCGTCCGCCGAGGCGGCACCCCGACCCATCTGCGCCTCCCTGCGCCGTCCTTCCCGCCGTCTCCGCCGCGCCCTTCCCGTGGCACCGGCGCCGACCACGCAGCGGTGGCCCTGCTGATCGCGGGCGCTTTCATCCTGCCCGTCGTCGCTCCCGGAGCGGGCATGCTGATGGCGACCGGCTCCGCAAGCTGGACCCCCGCCCAAAAAGTCGCCGCCTGGGTTCTGACCACAGGCTCAGTAGCAGGCGCGCTCCTGACAGCCCTGGTCGTCGCCGGCTTCAGCAGCGGCCTGGGCCTCCTGGTCCTCTACATGGGCGCTTGCGCAGGCTCGGTGATCGCAGGCCTAGCACTACTGGCCGGCCTGAGACGCTGACCACCACGTCACGCCCAGTCCTGCCAACGCCCTGTCCCGCCAACGCCCTGTCCCGCCACGCCCAGTCCCGCCACGCCCAGTCCCGCCACGCCCTGTCCCACGCGGCAGGCCGAGTCAGCCCCAGAGACGCTGACCACCCCCGCCACGCCCTGTCTCCCCTGCCACGCCCTGTCCCGCCGCCAGGCCATCCACGCGGCAGGCCGAGCCAGCCCAGGCGCGGTTCGTCACCAGGTCGCGCCGTCCGGTTCGACCAGCGTCAGGTCCGACCAGCGTCAGGTCCGACCAGCGTCAGGTCCGACCAGCGTCAGGTCAGCCCCGGCGTCAGGTCAGCCCGGCTTCAGGTCCTTCCAGCGCGAAGTCCGACCAGCGGCAGGTCGGCCCAGCTTCAGTCCTTCCAGCGCGAAGTTCGACCAGCGCGAGGTCCGACCAGCGCGAGGTCCGACCAGCGCGAGGTCCGACCAGCGCGAGGTCCGGCCAGCGCGAGGTTCGACCAGCGCGAGGTCCGACCAGCGCGAGGTCCGACCAGCGCGAGGTCCGACCAGCGCGAGGTCCGACCAGCGCGAGGTCCGACCAGCGCCGAGGGCTTTTCGATCGCGGGCGGGGTGCGGGCGGTGCTGAGTGCTGGGTGCTGGCAGATCAGTCGCTTCACGGGGCGGTCGGCGGCAGGTGGGTCAGAGGCGGATGCGGGCGATCACCGGCAGGTGGTCGCTGCCGGTTCGCGGGAGTGTGCGGACGCTGACGACGGTCATGTCGGCTGCCATGACGTGATCGATTCGAGCGAGAGGGGTGGCGGCCGGCCAGCTGAAGGCGAACCCGGACACGGCGGTGTTCAGGCGGGCCAGGATCGGTTCGAGTGTGCGGTCGTCGACGGTGCTGTTCAGGTCGCCGAGCAGGAGCACACGCTCCAGCGGCTCAGCGGCGAGGGCGGCGGTCAGCTTGCGGGCGCTCTCGTCCCGGCGGGTGGATTCAAGACCGAGCGGATTCAGGCGTACGGAGGGAAGGTGCACCACATAGACCGCCACGTCACCATGCGGGGTGCTCGCCACCGCGCGAAGACCACGGTTCCAATCCGGGCCGAGCGAGCCGGGCCGGATGTCGAGGAGGCGTGCCGAGGAGAGCGGATACCGCGACCAGAGCCCGACCGTCCCCTGCACGGTGAAGTGGGGATACCTCTCACCGAACGCCGCGGCATAGACGGGCACCACCTCCGGAGTGATCTCCTCGACACCGACGAAGTCCGGGCCGGAGGCGATCAGCGTCCGAACCGTGCCCACCGGATCGGGATTCTCGTCGCTGACGTTGTGCTGCACCGCGACGAGGTCGTGCGGGACGTCATCGGGCGCGGGAACGATCCGTGACCCGAACATCCCGAGCCAGATCACGAGTGGGAGCAACACCGCGATCAGCGAGCGGAGAGTGCGGAACACCGCTACTACCAGCAGAAAGGGGATCGCCAGACCGAGCCAGGGCAGGAACGTCTCCAGCAGACTGCCACCCGGCACCGCTCGATGAAGGAGAAGCATGGCGGCGACGACTACTGGCACCGCGCCATCGTGCCAGGCCCGCGCACCTCCGGATCGGGATCGGCTATGGGCGGGGCTCCGGGACGGGCAGGATGGGGGGTATGCGACTCGTGTCCTTGCTGCCGTCGGCTACTGAGATCGTCTACGCCCTCGGGCTGGGGGACGACCTGGTCGGCGTGACGTTCGAGTGTGACGAGCCGGCTGCCGCCCGGTCCGAGAAGGCGGTGGTGGTCGGCGGGCGTGACACCGGGTCGATGACACCGGCGGAGATCGACGACTACGTGCGGACGCAGATGGCCGCTGGTGGCGATCTCTACACGTTGCACGCCGACGCGCTCGCCGGGCTGGCCCCAGACCTGATCCTCACGCAGGACCTGTGCCGCGTGTGTGCGCTGCCGTCGGGACACGTCGACGACGCGCTCGCTCATCTGGGGTGCCGCTCCGACGTGCTGTCCCTGGATCCGCACACGCTGGACGAGGTTCTTGCGACGTTCGAGGAGGTCGCGCGGGCGGTCGGCGTACCGGAGAAGGGCAGTGACCTGACCGCTCGCCTGAAGCAACGTCTCGCGCGGGTGGCCGCGGCGGTCGAAGGCCGCGCGCGCCCGAAGGTGGCCGTCGTCGAATGGGTGGATCCGCCGTTCGGTGCGGGCCACTGGGTGCCGGATCTGATCACGGCGGCGGGTGGCGAACCGGTGGCAGCGCGTCCGGGGCGGCGATCGGTGCAGATGTCCTGGCCGGAATTGACCGCGCCGAAGCCGGACGTCGTGCTGGTCACGCCGTGCGGTTACCACTTGGACGGGGCGGTCCGGCAGGCCGAGGCGGTACGCCGGCACTTCCCGGACGCCGAGATCTGGGCGATCGACGGCGACGGTCTCGTGGTGCGCCCGGGACCGCGACTGATCGACGGTGTGGAGGCGATAGCGGCGATCCTGCATCCGGAGGCCGTCCCGCCCGCGCCGCCCGGCACCGTCGCCCGAGTCGCGTAAGCCGCCTGAGTTCGTGGGCCGCCTGCGAAAAACCGCCCGAGTCGCCTGAGTTCCTGGGCCGCCTGCGAAAGCCGCCGGTCGAACGGGACTACTGGGTGACGAGCGCGGCGGACCAGCGGCTGCGCGCCGAGTGCCGGACCCGCGACGCCTGGTAGAGCCACGCGATGTCCCGGCCGAACGACCAGGTCAGCGACCCGAGCGCGATGACGAGCGCGGCGACCGCGAGCCAGACCGGCAGCAGTCCGCTGACCACGACCGCCAGCATGACGCCCTGCTGAGCGGCGACGACCTTGCGCCCGAAGCGGGGCGGGAGCGCCGCGTTCAGCCAGGGCAGCGCCCACGAGGCGGCGACGAAGAGGTAGCGGAAGGCGCCGATCGCGAGGGCCCACCACCCGAATTCGAGGGCGGCCGCGACGCTGAGCACCAGGATGAGGAACGCGTCGACCTCCATGTCGAACCGCGCGCCGAACGCCGAACTGGTTCCGGTACGCCGGGCCACCTGCCCGTCGACACCGTCCATGGCCAGCGCGACCGCCGCGATCGTGACCAGCAGCGCGGCCGGGACGACGACACCGGACGCGGCCGAGGCGACGAGGGCGAAGACGCCGCCGGTCAGGATCGCGCGTCCGAAAGTGACCATGTTGGCCCAGCCGAGCGACGGCAGGGCGGCGCGGTTCAGCAGCCCGCACAGGACGACACCGAACGCGACCCCCGCCACCCATCCCCAGCTGCTCAAGCCGGAGTAGACCGCGAGGACCGCCAGCAGGACGAGCTGGGCGGTGAAGCCGGCCAGCGGAGCCCGGGATGGACTCGTCGTGGTCGTGGCGGTACTGATGGTCACCGTTCCTCCTGGACGTAGGGTTTAGCCGCTGTCCCCGATTGACACGCTCGCGGGGCATGATCGGTTCACAGAGAGGACCAACTCCTTGTCGAAGTCGGCCCGTGCCTTCTGGATGACTTGCCCGGGAACGGGCGAGATACGCACCGTGGAGCTGCCGGATCCCGGGCCGGGTGAAGTCCTGGTGCGAACGCTCCACTCCGGGGTGAGCCGCGGCACCGAGACGCTGGTGTTCCAAGGTCGGGTGCCGGAGAGCCAGTGGTCGACGATGCGCGCGCCCTTCCAGGAGGGCGATTTCCCGGCCCCGGTGAAATACGGCTATCTGAACGTCGGCGTCGTGGAGGCCGGCGTCCCCGATCTCGTCGGGAAGACCGTTTTCTGCCTTTTCCCCCATCAGACTCGGTACGTCGTACCGGCCACCGCCGTGACTGTCCTCCCGGACGGCGTGCCCGCTGATCGGGCAGTGCTGACCGGAACCGTGGAGACAGCGGTCAACGCGGTCTGGGACGCACACCCGCAGCTCGGCGACCGGATCACCGTGGTCGGCGGTGGCATGGTCGGCCTCTCGGTCGCGGCGGTCCTCGCCGGTTTCCCGGGCGCCGACGTCCAACTCGTCGACACCGACACCAGCCGAGAGGCGATCGCCACGTCCCTGGCGATCGGCTTCGCCACCCCCGGCCGTGCTCGTGAGGACCGCGACCTGGTGATCCACGCGAGCGCGACCCAGGCCGGGCTCGCCCGATCACTCGAACTTCTCCGCCCCGAGGGCACGGTCGTCGAGCTCAGCTGGCACGGCGACCGTCAGGTGGCGATCCCGCTCGGCGAGCACTTCCACTCCCGCCGGCTCACGATCCGCAGCAGCCAGGTCGGCGGCATCCGCCCCGATCGGCGCCGCGACTACGCCGACCGGCTGAAACTCGCCCTGAACCTTCTCCAGGACTCCCGCTTCGAAGCCTTGATCAGTGGGCGGTCGAGCTTCGAGGACCTGCCGAAGACACTCCCCCGGCTGGCCGACGGTTCACTGCCGGCCCTCTGCCACGTGATCGACTACCCCGGCGGGAATTGATCTTTAAGGACCGGGGTAACCGTAGTACCGGCTGTTCCTGCTGACCTGCTACACCCAGGGAGACGATCACTTGTTCAGCGTCACCGTCCGCGACCACATCATGATCGCGCACAGCTTCTCCGGCGAGGTCTTCGGACCGGCGCAGCGTCTGCACGGCGCCACCTTCGTGGTGGACGCGACGTTCCGCCGCCCCGAACTGGACGACGACAACATCGTGGTCGACATCGGCCGGGCCGGCGAGCAGCTGCACACGATCTGCTCCACGCTCAGTTACCGCAACCTCGACGACGACCCGGAGTTCTCCGGCGTCAACACCTCCACCGAGTTCCTCGCGAAGGTCATCGCCGACCGCCTGGCAGTCCGCATCCAGGCCGGCGAACTAGGCCCCGGCGCGACCGGCCTGACCGGCCTCTCGGTAACCCTGCACGAGTCACACATCGCTTGGGCAAGCTACGAGCGAACGCTGTGATCCTGCACGCGGTGCTGCCGGGCAACATCGACGACCCGGCAGCCCCGAGTGGCGGCAACCGCTACGACCGCGAAGTCCTCCGCCGCCTGTCCTCCCTTCCGCAGATGCCCTCAGCGCAGTCGAGACCGGCGCAGCCGAGTCCGGGGCAGTCGGCTCCGGGGCAGCCGAGTCCGGGGCAGCCGAGTCCGGCGCAAGCGGCATCCGCGCCGACGGATTCCTCGCGTGCGTCAGCCCCTCGGGGTATGGCTGTGCGCGAGATAGCCGTCGCCGGTGACTGGCCCCGCCCTGATCAGGGCCCGCGAAACGCCGTGGCCGCAGCCCTCGAATCCATCCCCGGCGGCGAAACCGTTCTCCTCGACGGTCTGGTGGCGTGCGCGATCCCCGACGTCCTGGAACCGCATGCAACCCGTCTTCGCCTGGTGATCCTGGTCCACCTCCCCTTGGCCGACGAAACCTCCCTGTCCGAGCAGGAGGCCGCCGAACTCGAACTCCTCGAGCGCCGCGCCCTTCACCTCGCCTCGACCGTCATCGCCACCAGCACCCAGGCAGCCCGCCGTGTCGAACAGTTGCACGGCCTGTCCGGCGTTCACGCAGTCCCGCCAGGGGTGGACCCGGCGCCGTCGGCCGTACCGTCCCCGGAAGGCGCCCGCTTCCTGACCGTCGCGTCCCTCACCCACCGCAAGGGCCAGGACGTCCTGGTAGCGGCCCTCAAGCAGATGTCACCGCTCCTGCGCCCCGCCGATCCCGCGCACCCGGCGAAGGACCCGGATCAGGCCGCACCTCCACAGACCGCCGGACCCGCGCGGCCAACTGCACGCCCTCAGGTGGCCTCGGCCTCGCACGAAGCCGCATCCCCTCAGGCGACCTCCGCCTCGCAGGAAACCGCATCCCCCCAGGCGACCTCCGCCTCGCAGGAAACCGCATCCCCTCAGGCGACCTCCGCCTCGCAGGAAACCGCATCCCCTCAGGCGACCTCCGCCTCACAGGAAACCGCATCCCCCCAAGCGACCTCCGCCTCACACGAAGCCGCATCCCCTCAGGCGGCCTCGGCCTCACCGGAGGGCGCCCCGCCGTGGACGTGCACCCTTGTGGGCGCTGGTCCGGCGGTGCCGGAGGTGATTCCCGGCGTTCGGCTGGCCGGTCCTCTCACCGGTCCCGCACTGGACGCCGCCTATGCGAACGCCGACCTCTTCATCCTCCCTTCACGCGCCGAGACATACGGCATGGTCGTCACCGAGGCCCTGGCCCGCGGCCTCCCCGTAGTGGCCACCGACGTCGGCGGCGTCCCGGAAGCCCTGGGCACCACGCCCCAAGGACCACCAGGCCGCCTCCTGCCTCCCGGCGACCCGGAGGCCCTCGCGCGGACCCTGCACGAGTGGCTCACCGACCCCGCCCTGCGAGACCGCTGGCGCGCCGCGGCCCGGATCCGCCGCGAGCACCTGACCAGCTGGGACGAGACCGCGAGGCAGATCGCCGCAATCCTCGACCCGGCACGCAGAACGCTACGCCGCCCGGCCTAACACCAGCATGACGACATCCGTTCGGCCCGTGTTAGGCGCCCGAGAGCAAGCTGCTTCCTGACGACAGACGCCCGACGAAACCGGCGGCCCGGTCACCTGCCACGGCCGCCACGATGGACGGAGATTCACGATGACCGGAGAGTTCAGCCCCGATTGGCTCGCCCTGCGCGAGCCCGCCGACGCCGACGCGCGTGATTCCGGTCTGCTGCGCGAGCTGCCCACCGGCATCACGGTGATCCGGGATCTCGGCTGTGGCACCGGTTCGATGGGCCGCTGGCTGGCACCCCGCCTCCCGATGCCGCAGCACTGGATCATGACGGATCGCGACCCGGCGCTGCTCCAACTCGCCGCCGACGGGATGCCGCCGCAGGTCACGGTCAGCACTCACCTGCGCGACGTCACCGACCTCACGGTGGAGGACCTCGCCGGCGCCGACCTGGTCACCTGCTCGGCGCTGCTCGACGTCCTCACTGCCGCGGAAGTGGAGGGACTGGTCGCGGTCTGTGCCGAGGCCCGGGTCAACGCCCTCTTCACCCTCTCGGTGACCGGCGAGGTGCGGCTCGTCCCGGAGGATCCGCTCGATCGGGAGGTGGAGGCGGCGTTCAACGAGCATCAGCGCCGCAAGACCGGTGGGCGGCGGCTGCTCGGGCCGGACGCGCCGGCGTTCGCGGTTTCCGCGTTCGAGAAGGCGGGCGCGCGCGTGGTCACAGGGGAGAGCGCGTGGCGGCTGGGTCCGGCCCGTCCGGACCTGACCGCGGA comes from the Actinoplanes sp. OR16 genome and includes:
- a CDS encoding class I SAM-dependent methyltransferase, which encodes MTGEFSPDWLALREPADADARDSGLLRELPTGITVIRDLGCGTGSMGRWLAPRLPMPQHWIMTDRDPALLQLAADGMPPQVTVSTHLRDVTDLTVEDLAGADLVTCSALLDVLTAAEVEGLVAVCAEARVNALFTLSVTGEVRLVPEDPLDREVEAAFNEHQRRKTGGRRLLGPDAPAFAVSAFEKAGARVVTGESAWRLGPARPDLTAEWLRGWTGAAAEQSPELPVADYLQRRLAAVPHASVGHQDVLAIFI